In the Desulfitobacterium hafniense DCB-2 genome, AACGCCCGGGGATGGTGAGATTGGTGGTGATTCTTGCACCTTTGGAGCCTACCGGTTCTTTGGTAACCTGAGCCAGCAACTCCTGGCGGGGCTTGAGCACCTGCTCCACCCGCAGCTCATTTGACGGGGGAAGGCGCTCATCTTCTTCATACTGAAAGGGCACGGCATCTCCCACATAAAGGTAAGCATTCTTCTCCAAGCCAATATCGATGAATGCCGCCTGCATACCCGGCAGCACATTGATAACCCGCCCCCGGTAGATATTGCCAACCAATCGGGAAATTAAGCCTTCCTCTTCATAAACCTCAACCAGTTCCCCATCCTCTAGCACCGCTGCCCGCATTCTTTGGGCCTGGCCCTGCAGAACAATCTCTTTCACGGTGGTTCCTCACTTCCCGAAGGCCTCATCCAAAGGGGAGAACTTTTGCCCTTCGTAGCTTACATAAATTCCTGTGCGCTTAATGCGAAGATGCTCCAAATCCAAAGGGAGGTTCTCCAAATCACCAAGACTGCCCAGAACTTCCTCCGGTCGGACGCTGCCCTGGTTTCCCACTTCAACTTCGATGTCAAAGATAGCCTCATCGCCCTGGATCTTGCCTGCCAATACTTTAACCCAGGGTCTTATATCTTTTTCAACTCTGCCCTTCTTATTATAACGTATATAGGGTACTTGCTGTCTTGCCAGCCAAGCTTGGATACCCTCCTGCAACCGTGCTTCGCTCACCGGCAGGCCCAAAGAGGCAGTGACTTGATAACTGGCCGAATTTAATACTGCCATTAAAGCTTTGGCTGCCTGGGTTACATATCTGCCTTCAATGAGACGGATCCCCGTAGGGAGCTGCTCCTGCAAACGGCCCATGAGTTCTTTTAAATCCATTTCCTGAGCTAATTCAATATCCACATACTCCTGTTCGCCTTCGACACCCACCGCCAAAGCAGACCCAAAGGCGATCTTCGGGTGAGGATTAAACCCCTCCGAATAAGCCAGGCGAACGCTTGCCCTGCGCAGGGCCCGTTCAAAGACTCTGGCCAAATCCAAATGCGCAATATATTTCGCTTCTTCCATTTTGGTATAGGCGATTCTTACCCTCAAGGTCCTCACCCTTTCAAATCAATCTGTAACCCTCGTTCAGGACAGATACCGCACCCTGTGCAATCCACATACCGGCAGTCCAGTGTCCTTGACTCTTTCAATGCCTTGTGATGTTCATTCATGAGGAAACGCTTATTCACGCCGCTCTCAATATGATCCCAAGGAAGTATATCGTCATAGTCCATCGCCCGATGAGCGTAAAAATGAGGATCAAGCCCTAGTTCTTCTATGCATTCCAGCCATGTTTCATACTTAAAATGCTCATTCCAGCCATCGAACTTACAGCCTTTCCGGACGGCCAGTTCCAATACGTCGGCCAGGCGCCGGTCT is a window encoding:
- a CDS encoding TIGR03936 family radical SAM-associated protein; the encoded protein is MRTLRVRIAYTKMEEAKYIAHLDLARVFERALRRASVRLAYSEGFNPHPKIAFGSALAVGVEGEQEYVDIELAQEMDLKELMGRLQEQLPTGIRLIEGRYVTQAAKALMAVLNSASYQVTASLGLPVSEARLQEGIQAWLARQQVPYIRYNKKGRVEKDIRPWVKVLAGKIQGDEAIFDIEVEVGNQGSVRPEEVLGSLGDLENLPLDLEHLRIKRTGIYVSYEGQKFSPLDEAFGK